The Mercurialis annua linkage group LG8, ddMerAnnu1.2, whole genome shotgun sequence genome window below encodes:
- the LOC126660996 gene encoding kinesin-like protein KIN-UC isoform X1 has product MKEMAAAPAPNSSTRTTPNWNSSSRNSINHHNDNANNNNNNTQNHRSAVRSNNNNKATAAAPSSSLRRSVTPTSRSHLHNDPDSGRVRVAVRVRPRNSEDLISDADFADCIELQPEMRRLKLRKNNWSSESYRFDEVFTESASQKRVYEAVAKPLVESVLNGYNATVMAYGQTGTGKTYTVGRLGKNDVSERGIVVRALEDIITNTSPDTDVVEVSYLQLYMESIEDLLAPEKVNIPINEDPRTGEVSLPGATIVRVRDLDTVFELLQTAEANRHAANTKQNTESSRSHAILMVYVRRSIHQKVEDEIIYRDSKTDLPDGNSIPRVRKSKLLIVDLAGSERLDKSGSGGHLLEEAKFINLSLTSLGKCINALAENSPHIPTRDSKLTRLLRDSFGGSARTSLIITIGPLSRHYAETSSTIMFGQRAMKIVNMVKLKEEFDYESLSRKLETQVDHLIAELDREQKLRETEKCHLEKKLKKCHDSFSETIRNQVTRSEFLEKENTRLELELKDILDELENQKGHNDMMHDKIERLELRLKESQQNKLDTRVLADTTQMYERKISELNKELEDEHAHCQSTEKELKAIMKQLSDNQKSIKQLEMENSTNEKALKDATQMYEKKITELNKQLGDEHARTERLDERLDMTKKLLTDSQKSIKHLEVENSKYQKVLTETTQLYEKKIAELIKQLEDEHVRFEGVEEQLNLTNKLLGDRQDSMQDLEEMEEIKEKLQEMYHLHDSTLNELQSLKSDNNALLQEKATANEELHDLKRRLIVEEKQRKSLEHELTKLKKSVPENDNDFEDKISYSKENISKSHKSNPSRETLSGQRQTIAKICEEVGLQKILQLLSSEDTDVQIHAVKVIANLAAEDINQEKIVEEGGLDALHMLLKSSQNATILRVASGAIANLAMNEMNQGLIMSKGGAELLAKTASKTDDPQTLRMVAGALANLCGNERLHAMLKDDGGIKALLEMASSKNNDVIAQVARGMANFAKCESRGVLQGHRKGRSLLIEDGALEWLIANSSSALSSTRRHIELALCHLAQNENNVNDFISGGGSKELVRISVESNREDIRNLAKKTLKMSPSFQAQVQISS; this is encoded by the exons ATGAAAGAAATGGCGGCTGCTCCAGCTCCAAATTCTTCCACCAGAACGACGCCGAATTGGAACAGCTCTTCAAGAAACTCCATTAATCATCACAATGATAATgctaataataacaataataatacaCAAAATCACCGCTCTGCTGTTCgttctaataataataataaggctACAGCTGCTGCTCCGTCTTCTTCATTACGCCGTTCCGTTACTCCTACTTCCCGTTCTCATCTTCACAATGATCCCG ATTCAGGAAGGGTGCGAGTTGCGGTGAGAGTGCGGCCAAGAAATAGTGAGGATCTCATTTCAGATGCTGATTTTGCTGACTGCATTGAATTGCAGCCAGAG ATGAGAAGGTTGAAATTGAGGAAAAACAACTGGAGTTCTGAATCTTACAGATTTGATGAAGTTTTTACTGAATCTGCCTCCCAAAAGCGTGTTTATGAAGCGGTAGCAAAGCCCCTTGTGGAG AGTGTGTTGAATGGATATAATGCGACAGTTATGGCCTACGGTCAAACAGGTACTGGAAAAACTTATACTGTTGGCAGGTTGGGTAAAAATGACGTGTCTGAGCGTGGGATTGTGGTTAGAGCTCTAGAGGACATAATTACTAATACCAGCCCTGATACGGATGTTGTTGAAGTGTCCTACTTGCAG TTGTATATGGAATCTATAGAAGATTTGCTTGCACCGGAAAAGGTTAACATCCCCATTAATGAGGATCCAAGGACTGGAGAAGTGTCATTACCTGGTGCTACTATAGTCAGAGTTAGAGATCTTGATACTGTTTTTGAACTACTTCAAACAGCTGAGGCAAATCGTCACGCGGCTAACACAAAGCAGAACACTGAATCTTCACGTAGTCATGCAATTTTAATG GTTTATGTTCGAAGATCCATTCATCAAAAAGTTGAGGATGAAATAATATATCGAGACTCAAAAACTGATTTACCTGATGGTAATAGCATACCTAGAGTTAGAAAAAGCAAGTTGCTTATTGTGGATCTTGCTGGATCTGAGAGATTGGATAAATCTG GCAGTGGAGGTCACTTGCTTGAAGAGGCTAAGTTTATTAATCTTTCTCTCACTTCTCTTGGCAAATGTATAAATGCATTGGCTGAAAACAGTCCACATATACCCACAAGAGATTCTAAGCTTACTAGATTGCTGCGTGATTCATTTGGAG GCTCAGCAAGGACTTCACTTATAATAACAATTGGACCATTGTCACGACACTATGCAGAGACAAGCAGTACAATCATGTTCGGACAACGG GCAATGAAAATTGTAAACATGGTAAAACTTAAAGAAGAATTTGATTACGAAAGTCTAAGTCGGAAGCTTGAGACTCAGGTGGATCATCTAATTGCAGAATTAGATAGGGAACAGAAATTGAGAGAAACTGAAAAGTGCCACTTGGAAAAGAAGCTGAAAAAATGTCACGACTCTTTTTCTGAAACAATAAGGAATCAAGTCACGAGGTCTGAG TTCTTAGAGAAGGAAAATACTCGGCTAGAGTTGGAGCTGAAAGACATTTTAGATGAATTGGAAAATCAAAAAGGTCACAATGATATGATGCATGATAAAATCGAGCGACTAGAATTGAGGCTGAAAGAAAGCCAG CAAAACAAGCTAGACACTAGAGTACTTGCTGACACGACTCAGATGTACGAAAGGAAAATCTCAGAGTTAAACAAGGAGCTTGAAGATGAACATGCTCATTGTCAAAGCACTGAGAAAGAATTAAAAGCGATCATGAAACAGTTGAGTGAcaatcaaaaatcaataaaG CAATTGGAGATGGAGAACTCTACAAATGAGAAAGCACTTAAGGATGCCACTCAGATGTATGAGAAGAAAATAACGGAGTTAAATAAGCAGCTAGGAGATGAGCATGCTCGCACTGAAAGACTTGACGAACGATTAGATATGACAAAAAAGCTACTAACTGATAGCCAAAAGTCAATCAAG CATCTTGAGGTGGAAAACTCTAAGTACCAGAAAGTCCTTACAGAAACTACACAGCTGTATGAGAAGAAAATAGCAGAACTGATTAAGCAATTAGAGGATGAGCATGTCCGTTTTGAAGGAGTAGAAGAACAACTGAATCTGACTAATAAGCTTTTAGGTGATAGACAAGACTCCATGCAG GATCTGGAAGAGATGGAAGAAATAAAGGAGAAGTTACAAGAAATGTATCATCTACATGATAGTACTTTAAATGAACTTCAGTCCCTGAAGTCGGATAACAATGCTCTGTTACAAGAGAAG GCAACAGCAAATGAAGAACTTCACGACCTTAAGCGGCGTCTTATAGTTGAAGAGAAGCAGAGGAAGAGCTTAGAACATGAGCTCACCAAACTAAAGAAGAGTGTACCTGAAAATGACAATGACTTTGAG GACAAGATATCATATTCGAAGGAAAACATCAGTAAATCACACAAGTCAAATCCATCAAGGGAGACTCTATCTGGTCAGAGGCAAACGATTGCCAAGATTTGTGAAGAAG TTGGATTGCAAAAGATACTACAATTATTATCATCTGAAGACACTGATGTCCAAATCCATGCAGTAAAAGTAATTGCCAATCTTGCTGCTGAAG ATATTAACCAAGAGAAGATTGTTGAGGAAGGAGGCTTAGATGCGTTGCACATGCTCTTGAAATCATCACAAAACGCAACCATACTTAGGGTGGCTTCTGGGGCCATTGCTAATTTGGCTATGAATG AAATGAATCAAGGGTTAATTATGAGCAAAGGTGGGGCAGAACTGCTAGCAAAGACAGCATCAAAAACAGATGATCCACAAACTCTTAGAATGGTGGCCGGTGCATTAGCTAATTTATGTGGAAATG AAAGGTTACATGCGATGCTGAAAGACGATGGAGGTATAAAAGCCCTCTTAGAAATGGCCAGCTCCAAGAACAATGATGTCATTGCACAAGTTGCAAGAGGAATGGCTAATTTTGCGAAATGTGAATCCCGAGGCGTTCTTCAAG GACATAGAAAAGGCCGCTCGCTTCTAATAGAAGACGGTGCTCTTGAATGGTTGATTGCCAACTCTAGCTCTGCTTTATCTTCAACCAGACGCCACATTGAACTTGCACTTTGTCATTTGGCTCAAAACG AAAACAATGTCAATGATTTCATTTCCGGAGGAGGCTCTAAAGAACTAGTACGAATATCAGTTGAATCCAATCGAGAAGACATTCGAAATCTTGCAAAGAAGACGCTGAAAATGAGCCCGTCTTTTCAAGCTCAG GTGCAAATCAGCAGCTGA
- the LOC126660996 gene encoding kinesin-like protein KIN-UC isoform X2: MKEMAAAPAPNSSTRTTPNWNSSSRNSINHHNDNANNNNNNTQNHRSAVRSNNNNKATAAAPSSSLRRSVTPTSRSHLHNDPDSGRVRVAVRVRPRNSEDLISDADFADCIELQPEMRRLKLRKNNWSSESYRFDEVFTESASQKRVYEAVAKPLVESVLNGYNATVMAYGQTGTGKTYTVGRLGKNDVSERGIVVRALEDIITNTSPDTDVVEVSYLQLYMESIEDLLAPEKVNIPINEDPRTGEVSLPGATIVRVRDLDTVFELLQTAEANRHAANTKQNTESSRSHAILMVYVRRSIHQKVEDEIIYRDSKTDLPDGNSIPRVRKSKLLIVDLAGSERLDKSGSGGHLLEEAKFINLSLTSLGKCINALAENSPHIPTRDSKLTRLLRDSFGGSARTSLIITIGPLSRHYAETSSTIMFGQRAMKIVNMVKLKEEFDYESLSRKLETQVDHLIAELDREQKLRETEKCHLEKKLKKCHDSFSETIRNQVTRSEFLEKENTRLELELKDILDELENQKGHNDMMHDKIERLELRLKESQQNKLDTRVLADTTQMYERKISELNKELEDEHAHCQSTEKELKAIMKQLSDNQKSIKQLEMENSTNEKALKDATQMYEKKITELNKQLGDEHARTERLDERLDMTKKLLTDSQKSIKHLEVENSKYQKVLTETTQLYEKKIAELIKQLEDEHVRFEGVEEQLNLTNKLLGDRQDSMQDLEEMEEIKEKLQEMYHLHDSTLNELQSLKSDNNALLQEKATANEELHDLKRRLIVEEKQRKSLEHELTKLKKSVPENDNDFEDKISYSKENISKSHKSNPSRETLSGQRQTIAKICEEVGLQKILQLLSSEDTDVQIHAVKVIANLAAEDINQEKIVEEGGLDALHMLLKSSQNATILRVASGAIANLAMNEMNQGLIMSKGGAELLAKTASKTDDPQTLRMVAGALANLCGNGYMRC; encoded by the exons ATGAAAGAAATGGCGGCTGCTCCAGCTCCAAATTCTTCCACCAGAACGACGCCGAATTGGAACAGCTCTTCAAGAAACTCCATTAATCATCACAATGATAATgctaataataacaataataatacaCAAAATCACCGCTCTGCTGTTCgttctaataataataataaggctACAGCTGCTGCTCCGTCTTCTTCATTACGCCGTTCCGTTACTCCTACTTCCCGTTCTCATCTTCACAATGATCCCG ATTCAGGAAGGGTGCGAGTTGCGGTGAGAGTGCGGCCAAGAAATAGTGAGGATCTCATTTCAGATGCTGATTTTGCTGACTGCATTGAATTGCAGCCAGAG ATGAGAAGGTTGAAATTGAGGAAAAACAACTGGAGTTCTGAATCTTACAGATTTGATGAAGTTTTTACTGAATCTGCCTCCCAAAAGCGTGTTTATGAAGCGGTAGCAAAGCCCCTTGTGGAG AGTGTGTTGAATGGATATAATGCGACAGTTATGGCCTACGGTCAAACAGGTACTGGAAAAACTTATACTGTTGGCAGGTTGGGTAAAAATGACGTGTCTGAGCGTGGGATTGTGGTTAGAGCTCTAGAGGACATAATTACTAATACCAGCCCTGATACGGATGTTGTTGAAGTGTCCTACTTGCAG TTGTATATGGAATCTATAGAAGATTTGCTTGCACCGGAAAAGGTTAACATCCCCATTAATGAGGATCCAAGGACTGGAGAAGTGTCATTACCTGGTGCTACTATAGTCAGAGTTAGAGATCTTGATACTGTTTTTGAACTACTTCAAACAGCTGAGGCAAATCGTCACGCGGCTAACACAAAGCAGAACACTGAATCTTCACGTAGTCATGCAATTTTAATG GTTTATGTTCGAAGATCCATTCATCAAAAAGTTGAGGATGAAATAATATATCGAGACTCAAAAACTGATTTACCTGATGGTAATAGCATACCTAGAGTTAGAAAAAGCAAGTTGCTTATTGTGGATCTTGCTGGATCTGAGAGATTGGATAAATCTG GCAGTGGAGGTCACTTGCTTGAAGAGGCTAAGTTTATTAATCTTTCTCTCACTTCTCTTGGCAAATGTATAAATGCATTGGCTGAAAACAGTCCACATATACCCACAAGAGATTCTAAGCTTACTAGATTGCTGCGTGATTCATTTGGAG GCTCAGCAAGGACTTCACTTATAATAACAATTGGACCATTGTCACGACACTATGCAGAGACAAGCAGTACAATCATGTTCGGACAACGG GCAATGAAAATTGTAAACATGGTAAAACTTAAAGAAGAATTTGATTACGAAAGTCTAAGTCGGAAGCTTGAGACTCAGGTGGATCATCTAATTGCAGAATTAGATAGGGAACAGAAATTGAGAGAAACTGAAAAGTGCCACTTGGAAAAGAAGCTGAAAAAATGTCACGACTCTTTTTCTGAAACAATAAGGAATCAAGTCACGAGGTCTGAG TTCTTAGAGAAGGAAAATACTCGGCTAGAGTTGGAGCTGAAAGACATTTTAGATGAATTGGAAAATCAAAAAGGTCACAATGATATGATGCATGATAAAATCGAGCGACTAGAATTGAGGCTGAAAGAAAGCCAG CAAAACAAGCTAGACACTAGAGTACTTGCTGACACGACTCAGATGTACGAAAGGAAAATCTCAGAGTTAAACAAGGAGCTTGAAGATGAACATGCTCATTGTCAAAGCACTGAGAAAGAATTAAAAGCGATCATGAAACAGTTGAGTGAcaatcaaaaatcaataaaG CAATTGGAGATGGAGAACTCTACAAATGAGAAAGCACTTAAGGATGCCACTCAGATGTATGAGAAGAAAATAACGGAGTTAAATAAGCAGCTAGGAGATGAGCATGCTCGCACTGAAAGACTTGACGAACGATTAGATATGACAAAAAAGCTACTAACTGATAGCCAAAAGTCAATCAAG CATCTTGAGGTGGAAAACTCTAAGTACCAGAAAGTCCTTACAGAAACTACACAGCTGTATGAGAAGAAAATAGCAGAACTGATTAAGCAATTAGAGGATGAGCATGTCCGTTTTGAAGGAGTAGAAGAACAACTGAATCTGACTAATAAGCTTTTAGGTGATAGACAAGACTCCATGCAG GATCTGGAAGAGATGGAAGAAATAAAGGAGAAGTTACAAGAAATGTATCATCTACATGATAGTACTTTAAATGAACTTCAGTCCCTGAAGTCGGATAACAATGCTCTGTTACAAGAGAAG GCAACAGCAAATGAAGAACTTCACGACCTTAAGCGGCGTCTTATAGTTGAAGAGAAGCAGAGGAAGAGCTTAGAACATGAGCTCACCAAACTAAAGAAGAGTGTACCTGAAAATGACAATGACTTTGAG GACAAGATATCATATTCGAAGGAAAACATCAGTAAATCACACAAGTCAAATCCATCAAGGGAGACTCTATCTGGTCAGAGGCAAACGATTGCCAAGATTTGTGAAGAAG TTGGATTGCAAAAGATACTACAATTATTATCATCTGAAGACACTGATGTCCAAATCCATGCAGTAAAAGTAATTGCCAATCTTGCTGCTGAAG ATATTAACCAAGAGAAGATTGTTGAGGAAGGAGGCTTAGATGCGTTGCACATGCTCTTGAAATCATCACAAAACGCAACCATACTTAGGGTGGCTTCTGGGGCCATTGCTAATTTGGCTATGAATG AAATGAATCAAGGGTTAATTATGAGCAAAGGTGGGGCAGAACTGCTAGCAAAGACAGCATCAAAAACAGATGATCCACAAACTCTTAGAATGGTGGCCGGTGCATTAGCTAATTTATGTGGAAATG GTTACATGCGATGCTGA